From one Culex quinquefasciatus strain JHB chromosome 3, VPISU_Cqui_1.0_pri_paternal, whole genome shotgun sequence genomic stretch:
- the LOC6032790 gene encoding unconventional prefoldin RPB5 interactor-like protein, protein MDLYSKVYTEALQKNTAEAAKWKQYEQEHQEVKSNLDLYRKQFKVDILIPIGSKALLPGYLYHTGEVLASHGSGYFSDCTVNQAKVIVDHRLKAAREMLQKYDRERELFTDKVEVPFAEEAFGGQEIIEEYDDQRESVWREEHRQRVKESKIREAQERQQNKQDSTDRQIMEHLEELELMEELEAEIDRLNVPPNDEQLHKLMSGEIRLSEKENCSRS, encoded by the exons ATGGATCTTTACAGTAAAGTGTACACCGAG GCTCTGCAGAAGAATACAGCGGAGGCGGCAAAATGGAAACAATACGAACAAGAACATCAGGAAGTGAAATCCAATCTGGACCTGTATCGCAAGCAGTTCAAAGTTGATATTCTTATCCCGATCGGATCAAAAGCCTTACTCCCGGGCTACTTGTACCACACCGGGGAAGTGTTGGCCAGTCACGGTTCCGGTTACTTTTCCGACTGTACCGTCAATCAGGCCAAAGTAATCGTTGATCATCGCCTTAAAGCCGCCCGGGAAATGCTGCAAAAATACGACAGGGAGCGAGAACTTTTTACCGATAAGGTGGAAGTGCCTTTTGCAGAGGAAGCATTTGGAGGTCAGGAAATCATCGAAGAATACGACGACCAACGAGAAAGTGTGTGGCGCGAAGAGCATCGACAACGTGTCAAGGAAAGCAAAATACGCGAGGCGCAGGAAAGGCAGCAGAACAAGCAGGATAGCACAGACCGACAAATCATGGAGCATCTGGAAGAGTTGGAGCTGATGGAGGAGCTAGAAGCGGAAATAGACAGATTGAATGTGCCCCCCAACGACGAACAGTTGCACAAGTTGATGTCTGGCGAGATCAGGTTGAGTGAaaaagagaattgctcacgaTCGTGA
- the LOC6032791 gene encoding cyclin-dependent kinase 10, translating to MTKEKRKAADGGKQTGTSDPCGPITRKGLMSFLTKQFTDIPSKDIFGKCRYVSAFQKCNRVGEGTYGIVFRARDTTNNEIVALKKVRIDQEIFKDGFPVSGLREIQILKSCNHENVVQLKEVVVGNSLESIFLVMEFCEQDLASLLDNMESPFTESQVKCIVIQLLKGLRYLHANFIIHRDLKVSNLLLTDKGCLKIADFGLARYQSDSTKPMTPGLVTLWYRSPELLFGAKEQTTAVDMWAAGCILGELLAHKPLLPGVSEISQIELIIDLLGTPSETIWPDFSRLPALQNFTLKAQPYNNLKPKFAWLSSAGLRLLNFLFMYDPKKRASAEECLQSSYFKEAPLPCDPKLMPTFPHHRDLKNAPSAEAPSSSSNVNAIFDQTTMPTISDLLGSLVKKRRID from the exons ATGACTAAAG AAAAGCGCAAGGCTGCCGACGGAGGTAAACAAACCGGAACGAGCGACCCGTGCGGACCAATAACGCGGAAGGGCCTGATGTCCTTCTTGACCAAACAGTTCACCGACATCCCGAGCAAGGACATT tttggCAAATGCCGGTACGTGTCCGCCTTTCAAAAGTGTAATCGAGTGGGCGAAGGAACGTACGGAATCGTGT TTCGAGCCAGGGACACTACTAATAATGAAATTGTCGCGCTGAAAAAAGTTCGAATTGATCAGGAAATATTTAAGGATGGATTTCCCGTTAGCGGCCTGCGAGAGATTCAGATCTTGAAGAGTTGCAATCACGAAAATGTAGTCCAGCTGAAGGAAGTTGTGGTCGGAAACAGCCTGGAGAGCATTTTTCTGGTTATGGAGTTTTGTGAGCAAGATTTGGCTTCGCTTCTGGACAACATGGAGTCGCCGTTTACGGAGTCACag GTTAAATGCATCGTAATTCAGCTCCTGAAAGGGCTGCGTTATTTGCACGCCAACTTTATCATTCATCGCGACTTAAAAGTCTCAAATCTGCTTCTCACGGACAAGGGCTGCCTGAAGATTGCCGATTTCGGATTGGCCCGCTATCAGAGCGACTCGACTAAACCGATGACACCGGGCCTGGTCACCTTGTGGTATCGATCTCCTGAGCTATTGTTCGGTGCGAAGGAGCAAACCACTGCCGTGGACATGTGGGCCGCCGGTTGTATTCTGGGCGAACTTTTGGCCCACAAACCTTTACTACCAGGTGTCAGTGAGATTTCCCAAATTGAGCTCATCATAGATCTACTCGGAACGCCGTCCGAAACCATTTGGCCCGATTTCTCGCGTCTGCCGGCACTACAGAATTTCACGTTGAAGGCCCAACCGTACAATAACCTGAAACCTAAATTCGCATGGCTTTCATCGGCGGGACTGCGGCTGCTCAACTTCCTGTTTATGTACGACCCCAAGAAGAGAGCATCTGCCGAAGAGTGTTTGCAAAGTAGCTACTTCAAGGAAGCGCCTTTACCGTGTGATCCGAAACTTATGCCAACATTTCCGCATCACCGAGATTTGAAGAATGCTCCCTCAGCCGAGGCGCCATCTTCCTCTTCCAATGTGAATGCAATTTTTGATCAAACCACAATGCCAACCATTTCGGATTTACTCGGTTCGCTGGTGAAGAAGAGACGTATCgattaa